A single genomic interval of Camelina sativa cultivar DH55 chromosome 11, Cs, whole genome shotgun sequence harbors:
- the LOC104726288 gene encoding uncharacterized protein LOC104726288, with the protein MYLAAVASSRQSFSSNTFSFRHSFKPRSNINLTRPNSICCKSPDHDDETDSSRKNENQLAKLAIATLAVGVLALGNVGDAFAAKSGGRVGGQAFRSSAPRPPPRINNRSRTNIYVNPQVAPPLIGGYGYGYGGYGWSPFSFFAPGPAVAVGAGGGFDLLLLFMFFGAASAVARNFFRSRNDEDDGDDY; encoded by the exons atgtatctcGCCGCTGTTGCTTCCTCACGACAGAGCTTTTCATCGAACACGTTCAGTTTCCGACACAGTTTTAAGCCTAGATCCAATATTAACCTCACTCGTCCCAACTCAATCTGTTGTAAGTCTCCAGACCACGACGACGAAACTGATTCTTCCag GAAAAATGAGAATCAGTTGGCGAAATTGGCAATCGCGACGCTAGCGGTTGGCGTTTTGGCTTTGGGAAACGTTGGTGATGCGTTTGCGGCTAAGAGCGGTGGAAGAGTCGGCGGTCAAGCGTTTCGGTCTTCAGCTCCTCGCCCTCCTCCTAGAATTAACAACCGATCAag GACAAACATCTACGTGAATCCTCAGGTTGCACCACCTTTGATCGGTGGCTACGGATATGGTTACGGCGGTTACGGATGGTCACCGTTTTCCTTTTTTGCCCCTGGTCCTGCGGTGGCAGTTGGTGCTGGTGGTGGCTTCGACCTCCTACTTCTCTTCATGTTTTTTGGAGCCGCTTCAGCCGTGGCTAGAAACTTTTTCCGATCAagaaatgatgaagatgacggAGATGACTATTAG
- the LOC104726287 gene encoding ras guanine nucleotide exchange factor Q-like, producing the protein MGTKTGERIRTNPLGLKSVDRSGFISFGVNGRGKSSKDTLTDDKEEEQGGVSIIRSMDRFLEKQNAESIRHTMQAQEDTFKQQVRELHRVYNTQKMMMNQLKHRSQYWTVDNNKDQTGSRERTGSCSGIDLENVVRATQTTTDHIEESELELTLSIGLSSSSTTMTTTTNKDMDYSSTTSLRSSSDNCNNQSNNNNNNSNNNQESSGPNTPMSSSSTTSLDREKKRPHWLFQGLSINRTSS; encoded by the exons ATGGGAACAAAGACGGGTGAGCGAATTAGGACGAACCCCCTTGGCTTAAAGAGTGTTGATCGCAGTGGTTTCATCAGTTTTGGCGTTAATGGTCGAGGAAAATCGTCAAAGGATACGTTGACTGACGACAAAGAAGAGGAGCAAGGAGGCGTTTCTATTATTAGGTCAATGGATAGGTTTCTTGAAAAGCAAAATGCTGAATCGATCAGACATACAATGCAAGCTCAAGAAGATACTTTTAAGCAACAG GTACGAGAGCTACATAGAGTATATAATAcacagaaaatgatgatgaatcAACTCAAACATAGAAGCCAATATTGGACTGTCGACAACAACAAAGACCAAACCGGTTCAAGAGAGAGAACCGGAAGTTGTTCAGGCATAGACCTCGAAAATGTGGTTAGAGCAACACAAACGACGACGGATCATATCGAAGAGAGCGAACTAGAATTGACACTGAGCATCGGattgtcttcttcatcaactactatgacgacgacgacgaacaAGGACATGGACTACTCGTCGACGACGTCGTTGAGATCATCATCGGATAATTGTAATAATCAGagcaataacaataataataacagtaaTAATAACCAAGAAAGTAGCGGACCAAACACGCCTATGAGCAGCTCAAGTACGACGTCGTTGgatcgagagaagaagagacctCATTGGCTTTTTCAAGGACTTAGTATTAACCGAAcctcttcttga